The following is a genomic window from Armatimonadota bacterium.
TGACCTCTATTGCTCGCTGAAGCGTAAACGGAAGAAGTGAGCCCGCAAGCCATGCCCCCGGTCACGACGGTTGACATCTTGCGCCGGGCCTCCCCCACCATCAGCGTCGGCGTGCTGAGCGCGGACCTGATGGCGCTCGGGGCGCAACTGGCCCTGCTCGAGGAGGCCGGCGTCCAGGTCGCCCACGTGGACGTTATGGACGGCTGCTTCACCCCCATGATGACGGTCGGCCCGCCCTTCATCAAGGCGCTCAAGACGCCGCTGCTGAAGGACGCACACCTGATGGTCGAGGAGCCGGTGGCCAAGCTTGGCGACTACGTGGCGGCGGGCGCCGACGTTATCACCATGCACGTCGAGTCCACCCGCCACGTCCACCGCGCGCTGCAGCAGTTGGGCGGCATGGAGAACGCCAATGACCCCGCGCGCGGGATCGTTCGCGGCGTCGCCCTCAACCCCGGCACGCCGCTGACGGCGATCGCGCCCCTGCTCGACGAGATCGAGATGATCGTGCTGCTGGCGGTCAACCCGGGCTGGTCCGGGCAGAGGTTCATCCCCGCGACCGAGCGGCGTATGGCTCAGGCACGCGAGCTCATCGCGAGCTCAGGGCGCGACCTCCTGCTATGCGTGGACGGCGGCGTCACCCGCGACAACATCGCGCAGGTAGCGAAGATGGGCGCCGACCTCATCGTCACGGGGAGCGCGGTCTTCGATGGCAAGTCCCCGCTCGACAACGTGCGGTTCATGCTCGATGCTTGTCGCTCGGCGCGCGGAACTGACTGATCGGCGATAAGGGAGATGGCGTGCGCAACCGGTGGTCGGAGCAAGAGGCGTCTGAATACGTCGCCCGCTGCGGCGCGGAATACGGCGAAGCCCTAGCTTTGCGCACCTACTCGGCGCGGCTGCTGGGCGCGGAACCCGGCCTGGTGCTCCACGGCGGCGGCAACACCTCG
Proteins encoded in this region:
- a CDS encoding ribulose-phosphate 3-epimerase codes for the protein MPPVTTVDILRRASPTISVGVLSADLMALGAQLALLEEAGVQVAHVDVMDGCFTPMMTVGPPFIKALKTPLLKDAHLMVEEPVAKLGDYVAAGADVITMHVESTRHVHRALQQLGGMENANDPARGIVRGVALNPGTPLTAIAPLLDEIEMIVLLAVNPGWSGQRFIPATERRMAQARELIASSGRDLLLCVDGGVTRDNIAQVAKMGADLIVTGSAVFDGKSPLDNVRFMLDACRSARGTD